One Tunturibacter gelidoferens genomic region harbors:
- a CDS encoding S53 family peptidase: MKHLRRVLLPLLTVALLVSSLPSFSQTPASQTTFSQTPEPRIKGPITEASRVVLSNSRTPRVHTADDLGALSSETPIPGITLVFKRSATQEATLQELLSAQQNPASPLYHQWLTPETFATRFGVADQDIAATQSWLVSRGFHIDSVSRSRDRITFSGTAAQVQAAFGTELHNYRTEGELHFAPAADLTLPAELTPVTAAVLHLSDFRPKPNLKVQTHPHPDYTTLATQTHYLGPQDIATMYDLNTLYSSGFTGSGQGLAVVGQSDADTTSAVSFFKGNLSPGSIGNISFVLVPGSGVEAISPGDEGESEIDLEYSSGIATEANIFFVHVGANQNYDVFDALAFTIDQNIAPVISISYGVCESLMSATDLDQGNALFERAAAQGQTIVAAAGDSGSTACVDFTSSGLSLTQQQALSVSYPADSPYVTAIGGTQMATGTFAPGSSQYWSAATNENLSSSLLSYVPEVVWNEGSSSFGIAAGGGGASTHFSRPTWQSAVPGIPSGAYRLLPDVALQSSIASPGFLFCSGDPSLTNSQGETASCANGLGGSNTNFPVAGGTSFATPIFAGLIAILNQAQQETGQGNINPILYGLASNPASYAAVFHDIVSGTNACASTTPSCAAPGESGYAATPGYDEATGLGSVDFGQLAKALPPSPTTKLVPTTIRINSVYTDNPGDIAVQISVEPAISAVNAAALTGSISVSLDGTVLNPLLAFPSTPYYNDGGQLITFPFPQPSTPGSHLLTVAYPGDATLSPSIATYAFQVGNLTATGSFTVAAANITVANGSQGSIPISATPAGGYSGRVAWSLAAATSTGTSEVCYFISASTTNNPNAATLNIGVGSACTRVVSGEPTSFRTLTSHASSRRETSSKWRSTPGIVIYAGLLVGGSFFTRRRRRLSPSLWLAVAFITIASLGLSGCGGSGGGSSGGTGNTTPPPNASTYTLTLTGTDSVNTAIKASTNFTLTVN; encoded by the coding sequence ATGAAGCACCTTCGTCGAGTACTCCTGCCACTCCTTACCGTGGCCCTGCTGGTCTCCTCTCTGCCCTCGTTCTCCCAAACCCCTGCCTCCCAAACCACTTTCTCCCAAACTCCGGAGCCCCGAATAAAAGGCCCCATCACCGAGGCATCTCGCGTAGTCCTTTCCAACTCACGCACCCCCAGAGTCCACACCGCTGACGACCTCGGCGCCCTCTCCTCCGAGACACCCATCCCCGGCATCACGCTCGTCTTCAAGCGCTCCGCCACGCAGGAAGCCACCCTGCAAGAGCTTCTCTCCGCCCAGCAGAACCCAGCCTCGCCCCTCTATCACCAATGGCTCACCCCGGAGACCTTCGCCACCCGCTTCGGTGTCGCCGACCAGGACATCGCCGCAACTCAAAGCTGGCTCGTATCCCGCGGCTTTCACATCGACAGCGTCTCCCGCAGCCGCGACCGCATCACCTTCTCCGGCACCGCCGCGCAGGTCCAGGCCGCCTTCGGCACTGAGCTCCACAACTACCGCACCGAAGGCGAGCTACACTTCGCCCCCGCCGCCGACCTCACCCTCCCCGCCGAACTCACCCCCGTCACCGCCGCCGTCCTCCACCTCTCCGACTTCCGCCCCAAGCCAAACCTAAAAGTACAAACCCACCCCCATCCCGACTACACAACACTGGCAACCCAAACCCACTACCTCGGCCCACAAGACATCGCCACAATGTACGACCTGAACACGCTCTACAGCAGCGGGTTCACGGGTTCGGGCCAAGGCCTCGCTGTGGTCGGTCAGTCCGATGCGGATACTACCTCCGCGGTCTCGTTCTTCAAGGGAAACCTCTCGCCGGGCAGCATCGGTAACATCAGCTTTGTCCTGGTTCCAGGCTCAGGTGTCGAGGCCATCTCGCCAGGCGATGAGGGGGAGTCCGAGATCGACCTCGAATACTCCTCCGGTATCGCAACAGAGGCCAACATATTCTTCGTTCATGTAGGTGCCAACCAGAACTACGATGTCTTTGACGCCCTGGCGTTCACGATCGACCAGAATATAGCCCCCGTAATCAGCATCAGTTATGGCGTCTGCGAATCGCTGATGAGCGCGACAGATCTCGATCAGGGAAATGCGCTCTTCGAACGAGCGGCCGCCCAAGGACAAACCATTGTCGCTGCTGCGGGTGACAGCGGCTCCACAGCTTGCGTCGATTTCACCTCTTCAGGGCTCTCGCTCACGCAGCAACAGGCTCTCTCGGTCTCCTATCCTGCGGACAGTCCCTATGTCACAGCAATTGGCGGAACCCAGATGGCAACGGGAACCTTTGCCCCAGGGTCCAGTCAATATTGGTCAGCCGCCACCAACGAAAACCTGAGCAGTTCTCTACTTTCCTACGTTCCAGAGGTGGTTTGGAACGAGGGTTCGTCTTCGTTCGGCATCGCCGCGGGTGGGGGTGGGGCCAGCACCCACTTCTCCAGACCCACATGGCAGTCCGCCGTTCCCGGGATACCTTCTGGAGCCTATCGCCTATTGCCCGACGTCGCGCTTCAGTCCTCCATCGCCAGTCCCGGCTTTCTGTTCTGCTCCGGCGACCCTTCCCTGACGAACTCACAAGGGGAGACAGCCAGTTGTGCCAATGGACTGGGAGGTAGCAACACGAACTTCCCCGTAGCCGGAGGAACTAGCTTTGCCACGCCCATCTTCGCTGGTCTAATCGCCATCCTCAACCAGGCCCAGCAGGAAACAGGACAGGGAAACATCAACCCCATCCTGTACGGCCTGGCATCAAATCCTGCATCGTATGCAGCGGTATTTCACGATATTGTCTCGGGCACGAATGCCTGCGCTTCCACCACTCCCTCTTGCGCAGCGCCCGGCGAGTCAGGATATGCGGCAACCCCGGGGTATGACGAGGCCACCGGCCTGGGCAGCGTCGATTTCGGCCAGTTGGCCAAGGCGTTACCTCCGAGCCCAACCACGAAACTAGTGCCGACCACAATCCGGATCAATTCTGTCTATACCGATAATCCGGGAGACATCGCTGTTCAAATCAGCGTGGAACCGGCCATCTCTGCTGTCAATGCCGCCGCTCTCACCGGCAGCATTTCGGTGTCCCTCGATGGCACTGTCTTGAACCCTTTGCTTGCGTTCCCGTCGACTCCTTACTATAACGACGGCGGCCAACTCATCACCTTTCCTTTTCCGCAGCCGTCGACCCCCGGATCGCATCTGCTGACGGTCGCCTATCCGGGCGACGCAACGCTTTCACCTTCCATCGCAACCTACGCCTTCCAGGTCGGGAACCTGACAGCGACCGGCAGTTTCACGGTGGCAGCCGCAAACATCACGGTCGCAAACGGCAGCCAGGGCAGCATTCCAATCAGCGCAACACCCGCTGGAGGCTACAGTGGCAGGGTCGCCTGGTCTCTCGCCGCCGCTACGTCTACTGGCACCTCTGAGGTGTGTTATTTCATCAGCGCATCGACCACCAACAATCCGAACGCGGCCACACTGAACATCGGCGTCGGCTCGGCATGTACTCGCGTAGTTTCGGGCGAACCTACGAGCTTTCGCACTCTCACCTCACACGCATCTTCGAGACGAGAAACGTCATCGAAGTGGCGCAGCACGCCAGGAATTGTCATCTATGCAGGCCTGCTGGTCGGCGGATCCTTCTTTACGAGAAGACGAAGAAGACTCAGCCCATCACTGTGGCTCGCTGTCGCGTTCATCACAATAGCGAGCCTGGGACTCTCGGGCTGCGGAGGAAGTGGAGGTGGAAGTTCCGGCGGAACCGGCAATACAACACCCCCGCCCAACGCGAGCACCTACACCCTCACACTGACCGGAACCGATTCCGTGAACACCGCAATCAAAGCTTCAACCAACTTCACCCTCACGGTAAATTAG
- the alaC gene encoding alanine transaminase, whose protein sequence is MEEFRRLTRLPAYVFNITSELKAAARKRGEDIIDFGMGNPDGATPKHIVDKLIEAAQRTATHRYSLSRGVPRLRKAICNWYKRRYDVDLDPETEAIVTIGSKEGIAHLCLAVLDDEDTVAVPNPSYPIHIFGPVIAGSKVQSIPMRGGTAEALLEELEHDLPRMEPRPKLLILNFPSNPTAQCVELSFFERIVALCRELGIYIVHDLAYADIVFDGYRAPSILEVPGAKEIAVEFFTLSKSYNMPGWRVGFMVGNTKLVAALGRIKSYFDYGTFTPIQVAAICALDGPQECVAEIRDIYKERRDVLVPGLNKLGWPVDLPKATMFAWARIPEQYKGLGSVEFSKKLLLEAKVAVSPGVGFGEHGDGHVRFSLIENEERTRQALRGIKQMFKAG, encoded by the coding sequence ATGGAAGAATTTCGAAGGCTGACACGGCTGCCGGCGTACGTATTCAACATTACAAGTGAGCTGAAGGCTGCGGCACGCAAGCGTGGGGAAGACATCATTGATTTCGGGATGGGGAATCCCGACGGTGCCACGCCGAAGCATATTGTCGACAAGCTGATTGAAGCGGCGCAGCGGACGGCTACGCATCGCTACTCGTTGTCGCGAGGGGTGCCGCGGCTGCGGAAAGCGATTTGTAACTGGTACAAGCGGCGCTACGATGTGGATCTCGATCCTGAGACCGAGGCGATTGTTACGATCGGTTCGAAGGAGGGGATTGCGCATCTTTGTCTGGCGGTGCTGGATGATGAGGACACGGTAGCTGTTCCGAATCCGAGCTATCCGATTCACATCTTTGGGCCGGTTATTGCGGGCTCGAAGGTGCAGAGCATTCCTATGCGGGGCGGGACTGCGGAGGCGCTGCTGGAGGAGTTGGAACATGATCTGCCGCGTATGGAGCCGCGACCGAAGCTGCTGATTCTGAACTTTCCTTCGAACCCTACGGCGCAGTGCGTGGAGCTTTCTTTCTTTGAGCGGATCGTCGCGCTGTGCAGGGAGTTGGGGATCTACATTGTTCACGATCTTGCTTACGCGGATATAGTTTTCGATGGCTATCGTGCTCCGAGCATCCTTGAAGTTCCTGGAGCTAAGGAGATTGCGGTGGAGTTCTTTACGCTCTCGAAGAGTTACAATATGCCGGGCTGGCGGGTCGGCTTCATGGTGGGAAACACCAAGCTGGTCGCGGCTTTGGGACGCATCAAGAGCTACTTCGACTATGGGACTTTTACGCCGATTCAAGTGGCGGCAATCTGCGCGCTGGATGGGCCGCAGGAGTGTGTGGCGGAGATTCGCGATATTTACAAGGAACGGCGGGATGTTCTGGTGCCGGGGTTGAATAAGCTGGGATGGCCGGTGGATCTGCCGAAGGCTACGATGTTTGCGTGGGCGAGGATTCCGGAACAGTACAAGGGGCTTGGATCTGTTGAGTTTTCGAAAAAGCTGCTGCTGGAGGCTAAGGTTGCGGTGAGCCCTGGCGTGGGTTTTGGCGAGCATGGGGACGGGCATGTTCGGTTTTCGTTGATTGAAAATGAGGAGCGGACACGGCAGGCGCTGCGGGGGATTAAGCAGATGTTTAAGGCTGGTTGA
- a CDS encoding nuclear transport factor 2 family protein — translation MQIADHLKSLEEHLLDPTVRRDSETVASYLADDFLEFGGSGRVFDKAAILEDLAKEFQDEPPRPASLLSDFKTRELAPNVILATYKATRRNAAGEPIGQSLRSSIWTHVNGQWQITFHQGTPIPATQNPPATRK, via the coding sequence ATGCAAATCGCCGACCACCTGAAGTCCCTCGAAGAACATCTCCTCGACCCCACCGTCCGCCGCGACTCGGAAACCGTCGCCTCCTATCTCGCCGACGACTTCCTCGAGTTCGGTGGCTCAGGCCGAGTCTTCGACAAAGCCGCCATCCTCGAAGACCTCGCAAAAGAGTTTCAAGACGAACCACCCCGCCCAGCCTCCCTCCTCTCTGACTTCAAAACCAGAGAACTAGCCCCCAACGTCATCCTCGCAACCTACAAAGCTACCCGGCGCAACGCGGCGGGAGAACCAATCGGCCAGTCCTTGCGAAGCTCCATCTGGACGCACGTCAACGGCCAATGGCAGATCACCTTCCACCAAGGCACCCCGATACCCGCCACTCAAAACCCACCCGCAACCCGAAAATAA